The following coding sequences lie in one Candidatus Margulisiibacteriota bacterium genomic window:
- a CDS encoding electron transfer flavoprotein subunit beta/FixA family protein — protein MDIVVCIKQVPDTTEVRINPETNTLVRDGVPSIINPMDENALEAALQLRDQHGGKVVVVTMGPPQAAEALRTAIAMGADEGYLASDRAFAGSDTWATSYTLAQAIKKIGTFDLILCGKQAVDGDTAQVGPGIAEWLNLPQVTFAVKIGAEPGSKELKVERLLEEVNEIVSIPLPCLITVVKQINEPRLPSLKGMMKAKKAEIKSLNAQEISADPANTGLNGSPTKVVKIFSPPPKGGGEMLAGEPSEMASALLGKLKERKLV, from the coding sequence ATGGATATCGTTGTCTGCATCAAACAGGTCCCCGATACGACCGAGGTCAGGATCAACCCCGAGACCAATACTTTGGTTCGAGACGGTGTTCCATCGATCATTAACCCGATGGATGAGAACGCGCTGGAAGCCGCTTTGCAGCTTCGCGATCAGCACGGCGGAAAAGTCGTCGTTGTTACTATGGGTCCCCCGCAAGCGGCCGAAGCGCTCCGGACCGCGATCGCCATGGGGGCAGACGAAGGCTATCTGGCCTCTGACCGGGCCTTTGCCGGCTCCGACACCTGGGCGACCTCGTACACTTTAGCCCAAGCAATTAAAAAGATCGGCACGTTTGACCTGATCCTTTGCGGCAAACAAGCCGTCGACGGTGATACCGCCCAGGTCGGCCCAGGGATCGCCGAATGGCTCAATTTACCCCAGGTTACCTTTGCCGTTAAGATCGGCGCTGAACCCGGAAGCAAAGAACTAAAAGTCGAGCGGTTGCTCGAAGAAGTAAACGAAATTGTTTCTATCCCGCTCCCCTGTCTGATCACAGTGGTTAAACAGATAAACGAACCGCGTCTCCCTTCTTTGAAAGGTATGATGAAAGCCAAAAAAGCGGAAATCAAATCATTGAACGCCCAGGAAATATCGGCCGATCCAGCTAATACCGGCCTTAATGGCTCCCCCACTAAGGTCGTCAAGATTTTTTCTCCCCCACCAAAAGGGGGAGGCGAAATGCTCGCCGGCGAACCATCAGAAATGGCCAGCGCCCTGTTAGGCAAATTAAAAGAGCGTAAGCTCGTTTAA
- a CDS encoding acyl-CoA dehydrogenase family protein, with protein MLDYLLTDEQKMVRDLARKVSLEKALPKRAEWDETGEFPWEALKAYAEADLCGLYIPEELGGMGQSVFNFCLATEEISRICGGVGVTFAASALGSTPILLFGSEEQKKKYMPPIAAGKILAAFGLTEASAGSDAAGLETTAVKSGDHYILNGTKQWITNGGEADTYTVIAITDKTKGPRGASAFIVEKGTPGFTFGKKENKMGIRCSATRELVFQDCKIHKSQLLGKEGMGFIVAMKTLDMTRPGIGAQAVGIAQGALDEAIKYAKQRVQFGQPIISLQAVQHMLADMATQIEAARALVYAVAKMIDAGHKNFTLPASEAKLFASDVAMKVTIDAIQVFGGYGYMKEYPVEKMARDAKITQIYEGTNQIQRNQIGLALIKESAKK; from the coding sequence ATGTTAGATTATTTATTGACCGACGAACAAAAGATGGTCCGCGACCTGGCCCGAAAGGTTTCCCTGGAGAAAGCGCTTCCCAAGCGAGCCGAATGGGATGAAACCGGCGAGTTCCCATGGGAGGCGCTCAAGGCTTATGCGGAAGCGGACCTTTGCGGTCTATACATTCCTGAAGAGTTGGGCGGAATGGGACAAAGCGTTTTTAACTTTTGTTTGGCCACCGAAGAGATCAGCCGGATCTGCGGCGGCGTGGGAGTAACCTTTGCCGCTTCCGCTTTGGGCTCGACTCCCATCCTGCTTTTTGGCTCTGAAGAACAAAAAAAGAAATATATGCCCCCGATCGCAGCAGGAAAAATACTGGCCGCTTTTGGCTTAACGGAAGCAAGCGCCGGCTCCGATGCCGCCGGTCTGGAGACAACCGCCGTTAAAAGCGGCGACCATTACATTCTCAATGGAACCAAGCAATGGATCACCAACGGCGGGGAAGCCGACACCTATACCGTTATCGCGATCACTGACAAAACCAAAGGCCCCCGCGGCGCCTCCGCTTTTATAGTGGAAAAAGGAACTCCCGGCTTCACCTTTGGCAAAAAAGAGAATAAAATGGGGATCCGCTGTTCCGCCACCCGCGAATTGGTCTTCCAGGATTGCAAGATCCATAAAAGCCAGCTGCTTGGAAAAGAAGGAATGGGCTTTATTGTCGCGATGAAAACCCTGGATATGACCCGCCCGGGCATTGGTGCGCAGGCGGTGGGGATCGCGCAAGGGGCACTCGACGAAGCAATAAAATACGCCAAACAACGCGTCCAGTTTGGTCAGCCGATCATCAGCCTGCAAGCGGTCCAACATATGCTGGCCGATATGGCGACCCAGATCGAAGCGGCCCGGGCATTAGTTTACGCCGTAGCAAAGATGATCGATGCCGGACATAAAAACTTTACCCTCCCCGCTTCTGAAGCCAAACTTTTTGCCTCTGATGTTGCCATGAAGGTAACGATCGACGCGATCCAGGTTTTTGGCGGCTACGGGTACATGAAAGAATATCCGGTCGAAAAAATGGCGCGCGACGCAAAGATCACCCAGATCTATGAAGGGACCAACCAGATCCAACGAAATCAGATCGGCTTGGCATTGATCAAGGAAAGCGCCAAGAAGTAG